DNA sequence from the Paenibacillus azoreducens genome:
TATCTATAGAATCTAAATCAAAATGTTTTTTATTTTCTTCCAATTCTCCGAACCGAATCACTAATGATTCATACGTCCCATATTGTTGAGTATGTTTAAATATTTCATCATGAATATCATCCATAAATTTGTTATAACTTTCCCTATCTCTCCATATTCCAAAAATGTGAGCCTTCAGAAAACTGTTTGTGCGTTCCCAACCCCCAAATTGTGCAACCAAACCAGAAACATGAGAAAGTAATTCCCACCTAGATTGACTGGTCGAAAAAACGTCTTCTTTTGCTTTATCCACATTGCATTCTACCCATTTGAAATACATGTGTCACCTCAAATAAACTTTGATCTGCAACTATTTCTTCTAACTCTTATTCTAGGAATCTCGCAATATTTCCTTTATCCGGAGAAACTTACAAGACATTCACAATACCCATCTAATATTGACAGAATATAGTTCGTGGAATTATAATCCATACTAATCCATGTATATTACTGAGATTTAGAATTTTACATAAACGCCAACTCACACGGAAAAGGAGCGTAATCATATGCCAAATGTTCAAACTTTCAAAGCCACTGCAAATGAAAATGCTGAATCCGTAACCAAATAAAAAGCGGGCTGCAAAAGTTATATAAAACTAATTTTGCAGCCCTATCATTTCATTTTGCTTAGTCATTTATCGTTTTCCGACAAGGAATCCCCTTAATCTCTTGCCTCCCAAGGGAGTTTCGTATCGCCCCACAATTCGAAGGACCAATCAACATCCTTGAATACTTTATTAACGACCGTACGTGTTAAAGTCAACTTGGAGGGAACATGGTCCATTCCGCGAATGTAAAACTCTGAATCGTGAATGATGGTCATGTTTCCGGCTGACGCTGGATTATAGCTCATCGACTGAATCGATACGGGGTATTCCTGCCCTTTTTCATCAACAGCTACCCACGTTTCATTTTCGACTTGATTTGCATATATTCCATCTGACTTCAGAGTTAATTCTTTGGTGCCTGGGGAATTTGATGCCTTAAGCTCATAGCCCGAGAATATCACCTTGTCACCCTCTCCTATAAAGACCGCCGGTTCTGTTATCAGCTGAGAAGGTTTAATGACAACGGAATCCTTTTTATTAATCGGTAAAGAGTATCCGTCGAGTACAAAACGAATGTCCTTGCTTTCCGGCGACATAACGAGGGGCTGAATCAAATCGGTAAAATTCTTCTCTTTGGTGCCCTCATTCATTTCTGCTGCTTTTATTAACGGCTCAATCGCCCCCGTTTTACCAAAGTCAAATTCCTCCTTCTCCCCTTGCGCATTCATCGTTTCCAAATGATAAAAGATACCTATTTGCTTACCGGACGGATCCGCAGCAAGTTTGGATAGCTTGTCATCCATTGAAGCAGCGTAATCGAGCCTGATCCCGTTTGGCGTTCGGATTACGTTTTTGGCTGTGATCGACAGACCATCCGGTGAAGTATATTGCTGATTCACATTTTTTTCAACGGACCATTTTTTCGCTTCCCGCATATCAAGATCGAATTGAAAATGCCAATTGACCTTCATAGGTTCTCGGGTCGGATTCTTCTCTGTAAAAATTTCAATTTGATCTATGTCACTTCTTACAACGATGGTGTCAGGCACAGGTCCTGTGAATAAATACGTATATTCTTGTATCCCTGGATAGGAGTTTCCCAAAGCATTTACTCTTCGGGCCACTTCATTCCCCTGAAAGTCCGTAATATGGAAGTCATCACCTTCCCGCAAGGGCGACTGCAATCTGCTTCCGTCCGGAGCCGTCTGCCGCGTCGAAATCACGATCCGCGAACGGTCGAAAAGCACATTCTCAATTTGAAATGTATAACCTTTGTCCTCAACTTTAATGCCCGGAGTGTCTATCAACCCAAGCGGTTTCGATATATTATAGTCGTTGTACCAAACCCAATCCTCCATTCCAGGCGGATTCTTTTCTTCAGCTGTCTTCGGCTTTGGTTGAAACACACTCATAGCCTGATCCTGGAACTGAGTCTGCCATATCGCCGAAACTCCCGCCAAGATGATTACTGCCGCGGTTGTCCCCGCAATCCATCCCCTTATTCTGCGCTTGCTTCGTGCTGCTGTAATATGATCAAATATCTGCGCTTCATCCGTGCCGCGTACCATCTCGACGTTCTCCAGTTTCTGCATGACCTGGCTTGTGAAATCGGCATCCGGGCCTTCAGCGAATAAGACATCGCTCCAAGTCTGTTCTTCTTGATCAGAAAAAGATTTCATATGCCAACTCTCCTTTGTTTTCCAACTCTTTCTTCAGACGCCGCTTGCCGCGATGCAGCGCATTCCGGACTTGTCCCATGCTGAATCCGGTTATTTTTATAATCTCCTCATAAGATAATTCATTTGTATACTTGAGAAGCAGGACCAATCGGTAGTTTTCAGGCAAACATTTTAAATGACGATAAATATCCCGCTTCATTTCTTTTTCCAAAACACTCTGCTCCGGTGTAATTCCTTTATCCGTTTCTTCCATTCCTTCCACTACATCAACCGGGATAGGCCTGCGTTTTCGCAAAAAATCTTTTGTTACATTAACTGCTATAGTGTATACCCAAGCGCTTAAGCTGCTTCCCTCCTGGTAACGGGGGAGAAACCTGTACATACGTATGAATGTTTCCTGCGCTAAATCCTGTGCATCCTGATGATCGGCCCCCATCCCGCGGATCACTCCATAGACCTTATGTTTATAACGATCTACGAGCGCGGAAAACAACTGCTTATCATGATCGATGATGCGCCGGATCAAATCCGCCTCTTGTTGTGAATCCATACTTTTCCTCCTGACTTGTTGTTCATCTCAATCTAATAACTCCACAAGTCTCTTATACTTCTCACTTTGCGTTAATTATTTTTGGATTTTAGTATACGGAAGCGATCCGGAAGCCTAATTGATGCGCTTCATTAACTTCCAGCTCAAAGCAGACCAAACGGTATTGTTATATCGGCAGTTAACCTGCTTTTAGTAATGCCTTGAAGTATTTCGTAATCCGGTCAAAGAAAAATGCATCCAAATTTTAGAGTATCTTAAAGATTAATTAAGGTTCCTTTCAGGTTGGCTGTTTACAATATGACTAGGCTGAAACCCTTACCTCCCGTAACGATCGCATATGACAAGCACTAAAAATTAGGAAAAGAGGATTTTAACCATGAACATAAAGCGAGTGATGATTGTCGGAACGATGGTAGTTATTATGTCTTTCGGAAGCACCGCGTTAAGCGGCTCCATCACAAGCGCAAGTCCTGCAACAAAGTTTTCTTCGACTGGCATTGCAGACAAAGATAAAGATGATCTGTTGGAAGCACTTAATCAATCGTCCGATGAGGAATTATATGAATCCTTGTATGAAGGCAAGTCCCTGAATGACATTGCGTCCGAACAGGGCGGAAACATCGCGAGTGTCATCCAAATCCAGATGGCTCAGCTTACGCAGCAGTTGGATGAACGTCTGCGCAGTGGCAACATTACCGCTGAACAGTATGCCGCACATAAGGAGGAACTCAGAGAAATCGTTGAACAGAGCGTCTTCACTTCCTTCGGTTAACAGAAGGTACATAAAGACGAAAACCTTTCATATTAGAAACTGTATGTTCAAACTCTCATCAAAAGGATAGAAAAAGGACTTTCCCTGCATTCGTATGCATCTTGGCCAATCGGCCTGACCCGGGGAGAGTCCTTTTTGATGTAAATGCTTCTTCTAATCTAGACTAAAAGTCCATGCCAAGCCGGTTTCCAAACGGATCTTCAAATATTCCGCTGCTCATCCATGTTTTGCTCTGATACGGACTGAGTAATCGGATTGTTAATAGGTATTAACTATAACATCTATATTTTATATATATTTTATTAATAAGATCAAATGAAGGATAATGGTCGTAATACCGATAACGGGAGTGATGATGATGAGTTCGATCAATCAATGGCAGCCGGAAGTTTATGACCAAAAGCTTGGATTCGTTTCGGAGTATGGCAAAGAGATCGTTACGTTACTTAATCCTCAAAAGAATGAGCTAATATTGGATCTTGGCTGCGGTACGGGTGACCTTACCTATGAAATTTCCTTATCGGGTGCCAAGGTCCATGGTGTGGACGCATCCGCGGATATGATCCGCAAAGCACAAGATAAATACCCTTCCCTTCATTTCGATATTGCAGATGGGCAGCAGTTTCATACCGAAGTGCTTTATGATGCCGTATTTTCGAATGCTGCGCTTCATTGGATGAAGGATGCTAATGGGGTGATCCAGAGTGTATGTCATGCGTTAAGGCCCGGGGGGCGATTTGTTGCGGAGTTCGGAGGAAAAGATAATGTAAAAACGATTGTTGACGCTATGATCGATGTACTTACAGAGGAATATGGGATCGACGCCGCAGCGCGAAACCCATGGTATTTTCCAAGTATCGGCGAATACTGCGCGCTGCTTGAACGCCAGGGATTCACGGTGCGTCTGGCCCATTATTTCGACAGACCCACGAAACTTCAGGACGGCGAACAAGGTCTGCTCAGTTGGTTGGCTCAATTCGGGGATGATTTTTTTCAGGGATTTACAGCCGGAGAAATCAGTCATATCTGCCGTATCGTGAGCCGGAGGGTTAATTCAAAGCTATGGCATGATGATGCTGTATATGCCGACTACAAGCGAATTCGCGTTATTGCCGAGAAACCCATCCACGCGACATAGAGGATTTCCCCAAGTTTCCTCGAATACATGAAAATATACGTTTAAATAGCCGCCCCGCTCATGGGACGGCTTCGCAATTTCTATTTTGACGATCGCTTGGAAGGATGAATCGTATCGATGAACAGCAGGCCGTCATATTGATCGCGGATGATCATTTTTTCCTCCAACTTCCCCCATGCTTTAGCGATTCTGGGTGTAAACATCCATGACGTTGACGGTTCCAACTTGGCCCCGCTCAAGTCGATGAATTGGAACGGATGTCCCCCCGCCTTTAAAATATCCTCCATGCTGCCTGTTTGGTGAGGTAAAGAAACGGACTCGACTTTTTGATTGTTCAAATTGGAGCTTCCCTGATATGCATATAACCCGATGACGTAATGTTCTTTTTTCAGCGAAAACGGCAGCATCTCCCCCATCGTCGGATAAGGATGATTGTTAAAATCAAAACCGTCATGTTCGGTAATCATCGTGGAGTTATGTTTCCGCACATGGTAATTATGTCCCCAAAAGATGATTTTTTTATCCGGATATAAACGTTCGGCGAGCCAAGCCGCATTATTGGCCATCTGCTGATCACGAATATAACTGGCTTCTTTGATTTGATTTTCCGGTTCTATCTGAGCAAACAGCTTTACCATATGTATTATATACGTATCCACCATATCGATCCGGTTCTGCAGGACGCGTTCGAGCGACGGAACCAATTCCGGATTCGCCGGGTAGGCTTGCTGCAGCTTCGTTTCATTTTCTTTAACGAATTGCTGGATCAAGCGATATTTTTCGATTAGCTGCGTTTGTTCGCGGTTGAATTGCTTCAGATCAGTGTACGAGTGCATTTTTACATACCAGCGTTCCGCTTCTCCAAAATCTGCGGCCTTCCCTTGATCTATACTTGAAAACCATTTCTCTACGAAGGTTATAAACGAATTGGATGTCCCCTGCACATCCACTCCGGTTAAAATCAGCGGATGCTTTGATTTGCTTTGCTCAGCTATATATTCGAATAGCGGCAAATTTTCCTGTACATGCCATACGCCAAAAATCGATTTTTCCATTGTATCTTGCGGTTTATCATGATTAATTTGCGCATACGCAGTAGATGCATCCGCCAAATTGGATTCAAAGGCCAGTACACTGTACCCCATTTGTTCATGCAAAAATTTCACCAAACGCACCTTGGCCAAATTATATTCCGATGCGCCATGCGATGCTTCGCCAAGACTGATCATCCGCTTATCCTTCAGAAGGGACTTAAGAAATTGCAAATCAGGATAGGAATCCGCTGAGCTGTTCCGATTGCCGGTCAACTCCGGTTTTGCGGCGATGGCAATGGCCTTCGCATTTTTCTTGACCCACTGCTTCCACAAGTCGATGTTTCCTTGGTCCGTTACAGATGCTTTATTACTGTTACCGGTGTTGCTCCCTGCAGCCCCCGCAACCCCTGACAATAATGAGGATACAATAACCAGTGCAGCTGCACTCATCACAAATTTCCTTTTCCAACCGATCATTTGATTCACCTTCCATGAATGTCTTGTTATCTTCATAGTTTCAGCATACTAGGTGAACTTTAATATGTGGGGAGATTTCGTTTAAAGTTTGTTTAAAGTTTATTTTGAAAATGTAATTAAGTTGGTGAAGCAGCAAAAAGCCGCCGAGGTACTTAGCGGCAGCTTAGTAATTAAACTTGATAATTTAGACTATCCCTCAAACTCACCCGGAAGATTCGCAATAAAACCAAAGTGGTGTGCAAGGATTTCGACAATACGCCTTGATGCTTGTCCGTCCCCAAAGGGATTACCTGCATTTGCCATCCTATTGTATAAACTTGAATCATTAAGAAGCCGAGCGGTTATGTCATAAATAGAAGACTCCTCCGTTCCCGCTAAATATACAGCATTAGCCGTAACAGCCTCCGGTCTTTCCGTCGTATCGCGCATCAACACAAGCGGCTTTTTAAAAACCGGAGTTTCTTCCTGAAGACCGCCAGAGTCGCTTAAGATAAGATGGGATCGCGAAATCAGGTTAATCATGTCAGGGTATTCAATCGGATCAAGCAAATGTATTCTGTCATGACCTGAAAGCTTTTTGAATGCAATCTCACGCACAGTTGGGCTTAAATGAACCGGGTAAATGACGGAGACATCGGGGTGCTCATCGGCAATGCGCCGTATGGCAGCAAACATTTTTTCCATTGGCAATCCATAATTTTCTCTGCGGTGTGCTGTTACCGTGATGATTTTCCCTTCATGTTGGATCAAGCTGTTCAGTTTCGTTTCATTAAATTCGTAGTCCGGCTTGCTGGTGTATATGGCAGCATCTACGGCAGTTTGCCCTGTGATAAAGATATGTTCGCTATTATAGCCTTCTTTGATTAGATTATCCTTGCCTACTGATGTAGGTGCGAATAATAAATCGGTTACGACATCAACGAATGAATGCTTCAGGTAAATTAGCCGTCCTACTAAAATAACCCCACAAAGAGTATCGGAAAGAAGTCCGGCGCCTCTTACAGAGGGGCGCTTTTGCCAAGCAAAAGTACTGAGTGACGTGTAGCCTTTGAAGCTTATTCCGATTACTTTGCTGGGACCCCGGAAGTTTATACTGATATGTTAAAAAAAGCCGCGGTACACGCAGCTTCTAATGTCTATTCGAATCAAAGTTCATCCGCGATCCCAAGCAGCGCAATCCCGATAATTACTAGGACAATCACCGCATACTGCGTCCTGGTTAGTCTCTCTTTGAGGAAAATACGGGATAAGATCACCGAAAAGATACTGTAGGAAGCAATCAGAGGCGCTGCTATAATGGCGTTGCTGAACATCGCAAATACGTAGAAAAACTGTCCGATCGTCTCGCAAACCGCAGCATACCCTTTGACGCGTTCTTTGAAGAGATGAAACGACTGTTTTTTGACGAATTTCAGGTATGTATATGCCAGCACGGCACACAAGAAAAAGGTGAATTCATATGCGAGCAGGGCCGAATCTTGGCTGATCAGCTTAAGCTCATCCAAATAAATCCCATCGGCAAAAGTCCCAAGCCCATCAATGATGCAGTACAAAATCGGAAACATGATCGCCATCATGCCGATTTGATATTTTTTATCGATTTGTTCGGAACTCGCTTTTAGGGCTCGTTGTTCAGCAGCTTTCTCCAGGATGGCGATTCCAATCACGCCCAAAGTGATAATCGTCACGCCCAACACTTCAACGACGCCAAGTTTATGGGTGAAAAATATGAACAACAGGATCGACGTCACTGCTCCGGAGGAATTTTGCACAGGCGAAGCGATGGATAATTCCATATACCTTAAACCTATATATCCGATCGTCATCGATAAAATATAAAGTGCGGATACGGGCGAATAACGCAATAAATCGATAGGATCGAAGCTTATTCCTTTGACGAGCATATAAACCGTGGCATGAATCCCCATTACCAGACCTACCATAATGACGATTTTAATATGGCTGAACCTGTCGTCGCTGTCGCTGCCTTTTTTGTAAAATAGATCCGCACCTCCCCAAGCAAAAGCGGTCAGTAAAGCAAACATAAACCACATGTCAGTACTCCTTGCTGAAATTTATTGCCTAAAGCTTTATTATTATAGGCGATGCAAGATACTGGATGTCAACCACAGGATTCATTGCATGTAGGATTAAATTGCGTCATCAAGCATGAATATGAACAAAAAAAACAGCGGCCCTCATCCCTTCAATCCGTCATATCCGACCCGCCTACAACCCCGTTTTCCATAAAACAAGTGATGCCAATGCAAAAAAATGACCTCTTATGTAACGTAACAGAAGTCATTTTTATAACTCAGCATTATTTTAGGAACGATCTATCGACCAAGGTCCTACAGCGAAATCAAATCACGAGACAGCTTGTTCAGCCGCTCGCAGCCGTTATCCGTAACAAGCACCATATCTTCGATCATAATGGCGCCAATGCCATAGCCGTAATATGGCGTCTCCAAACAGATAACCATCCCCGGATGAAAAACGCCCTCCTCCGATGGGCTCAAGAACGGGGCTTCTTCGGCCGCGAGACTCAAACCTGCGCTATGTCCCAGATGACCGCGGTTGTAATTGGGAAGGCCTGAGCTGCGGATCACATGCATGGCTTCGTCAAATGCTCGCTTCATCGGCTGGCCCGGTTCGATGAGTTCCAATAATCGGTCATGTCCGGCCCGCAGTGCGCCGTAAATACGCTTCACCGTGTCAGAGGGAGATCCAAGCACGAAAGTGCGGGCGATATCCGAACCGTAACCGGCAACATCGACGCCGACATCGAATTTGATCAAGTCGCCGGGTTCCCCCGGACGAGTATCAAAAATATGCGCCGGAGCGAAATTTCCACCGACGGAAATCATGTGGAACCGGGATGGTGCCCCATCCGCATGGGTCAGCAAAGCAAGCCGGAAAGCGTCGGCAATCTCGGCCGCCGAGCTGCCGGTACGGATTCCCTTGATCGTTTCGGCGATGCCGATTTCGGCAAAAGCACAGCTTTGGCGCAGCTGATCGATTTCCCAAGGCGTCTTGCGCGCCCGCAGCTCAGTCAGAACCAAGCCGGCTTCCGTCAGTTCAAGTCCCGGAACGGCTTCACGCAGCGCATTTACGGCAGGGCACCTCATGGAGCTTAGCTCCACGGCTACCTTGCCGCTGGTAATTCCATGCTCAGCCAGAACCTCGCTCAGCAGCCCGAACATCTCATGGATTTGATGTTTATCAGGCCGTTTGCCTTCGTATCTCGCGCCTCGGAGTCCGAACGGATCGTCAACGTCGACCCAGGTCGGGTACGTTCGCAGCTCGCATCCGGGCAAATCTGCCGATATGCCCGCAGCCTCGAATTCATTCATGATGATCACCGTGCTGCGGGATGGATCTCGAAACATGACCGCAAGGGCAACCTCACTCATGCGCAATGTATACATAAACGTACTCGGGTGCCCAGACAAGTAATAGAAATTTTCGCAGCTTGATGCCACGATCGCTTCTATGTTCTCCCGCTCCATGATCATTCGGGCACGTTCCGCAACATTTTTCAAATGCTTCTTCTTATCGTAAACCATTTTGTCAACTCCTTCGAAGCGCATTTGCTATTCCGCTTCCGGTTCGCTCGCGAGCTGCCGCAAAAATTTGCGGGCCCGTTCCGTCTGCGGCTGATCGAAAAACCGCTCCGGCGAACTTTCTTCCTGAATTTTTCCTTCGCTCATAAAAATAACCCGATTCGCCACTTCACGCGCGAATTTCATTTCATGGGTGACGATGATCATCGTCATCCCTTCCCTGGCCAACTTCTTCATGACCGCAAGCACTTCTCCCGTCAGTTCGGGATCCAGCGCCGATGTGGGTTCGTCGAACAGCATGATTTGCGGCTGCATGGCGAGAGCCCGGGCAATCGCGACCCGCTGCTGCTGGCCGCCGGATAACCGGGAGGGGTATTCATCCTTTTTATTCAGCAGCCCGACTTTGGTGAGAAGCGATTCTCCGATTTCGACTGCCTCGGCTTTATTCATATTTTTCACCATCATCGGCGCCATAGTGACGTTCTCCAGTACGGTCATATGGGGAAATAAATTAAACGACTGGAACACCATGCCGGTTAAGGTCCGTACTCGCCGCACCGCCGCCTTTTTGGCTGCCTCGCTCATCGAAGCGTCCCAAGAGGCATCCCCAATCCGGATCGATCCTGCATCCGGGACCTCCAGCCCGTTTAAGCAGCGCAGCAGCGTGCTTTTGCCGGAACCGCTCGGTCCGACCAGAACCAGGATTTCACCGGAATCGATATGCAGGTTGATATCGCTGAATACAGTTAGTTCACCGAAACTTTTGCCGAGATTGTTTACCTCAATCATGTATATCACACGTCCTTAATATGCTTTTGCTAAACGGGCCTCGATACGGTTCAGAATGAAAGAGAAAGACACGCTCATGACCCAGTACATCAGAGCAATAGCCACAAAAAAAGGCATGGCGACATAATATTGGGCAACGAGCAGTTGTGCGGAGCGCAGCAGTTCGGTTACGGTAACGATGGATACAAGCGACGTCTCCTTCAGCATCCCGATGAACGTATTGCCCATCGGCGGGATCGCAACGCGGGCCGCCTGCGGCAGCACAACCCGGCGCATCGTTTGCCATGGCGTCAAGCCCAGGGAAAAAGCAGCCTCTGACTGTCCATTAGGCACTGATAAAATGGCACCGCGGAACGTCTCGGACAAATACGCCCCGACGTTAATGCTTAGTGAAATGAAGGCCGCCGTGAGCGGTCCAAGCGTTATTCCGAAATCAGGCAGTCCGTAATAGACAATGAAAATTTGCACCAGAATTGGCGTACCCCGAATCAGAGAGACGTAACCTTTAGCCAGATTGCGAACGAGCACATTTCCTTTTAAACGGGCGATCGCAACGATGATTCCGATAATGAGTCCGAAAAACATGGGAACCACCGTAAGCAGCAGTGTGTAATACGCACCCGTCAAAAGAAATTGGAAGTTCTTGAAAACCAGTTCCATTGCCAGAATCCTCCCGCCTCTTACTCTTTAGATGTTAGGATCGACATCAAACCATTTATGGAAAATCTCTTTGAATGTGCCGTCGGTTTTCATCTCGTCGAGCGCTTTATTGATGGCATCCAGCAGTTCAGGGTTATTTTTGCGAATTGCGATGCCGGCAAAATCTTCTTTAATCGGCTCTCCGACCGCCTTTACCGTAAAGTGATTTTTTTCAATCAGCGGCTTGATAGCGAAAACGTTATTAATGGTTGCATCGATGCGGCCGACGTTCAGATCCTTCAGAGAGGTGATGACATCGTTATACGTGGCAATGTTGAAATTGCCGACCTTTGGCATCACGACGTCGCGCAAATATTTCTCATCGTTGGTTCCAAGCCCAACGCCAATCTTTTTACCCTTGAAATCATCGATGCTTTTAATCGCCGTGTTATCACTTTTCACGATTACGTTCACGGCATTTTTCACGTAAGGCGTCGAAAAGTCCATCGTTTTTTTCCGGTCATCGGTAATCGTTACCTGGCTGACAAGCGCATCGTATTTATCCTTTTGAAGTCCTTCGATCAGCCCGGAAAATTCACCGGTTATGAATTCCACCTTCACGCCGAGACGTTTGGCCACTTCTTTGGCAACATCCGCATCGAAACCGTCGACTTCATGTTT
Encoded proteins:
- a CDS encoding EamA family transporter, producing MWFMFALLTAFAWGGADLFYKKGSDSDDRFSHIKIVIMVGLVMGIHATVYMLVKGISFDPIDLLRYSPVSALYILSMTIGYIGLRYMELSIASPVQNSSGAVTSILLFIFFTHKLGVVEVLGVTIITLGVIGIAILEKAAEQRALKASSEQIDKKYQIGMMAIMFPILYCIIDGLGTFADGIYLDELKLISQDSALLAYEFTFFLCAVLAYTYLKFVKKQSFHLFKERVKGYAAVCETIGQFFYVFAMFSNAIIAAPLIASYSIFSVILSRIFLKERLTRTQYAVIVLVIIGIALLGIADEL
- a CDS encoding M24 family metallopeptidase, which translates into the protein MVYDKKKHLKNVAERARMIMERENIEAIVASSCENFYYLSGHPSTFMYTLRMSEVALAVMFRDPSRSTVIIMNEFEAAGISADLPGCELRTYPTWVDVDDPFGLRGARYEGKRPDKHQIHEMFGLLSEVLAEHGITSGKVAVELSSMRCPAVNALREAVPGLELTEAGLVLTELRARKTPWEIDQLRQSCAFAEIGIAETIKGIRTGSSAAEIADAFRLALLTHADGAPSRFHMISVGGNFAPAHIFDTRPGEPGDLIKFDVGVDVAGYGSDIARTFVLGSPSDTVKRIYGALRAGHDRLLELIEPGQPMKRAFDEAMHVIRSSGLPNYNRGHLGHSAGLSLAAEEAPFLSPSEEGVFHPGMVICLETPYYGYGIGAIMIEDMVLVTDNGCERLNKLSRDLISL
- the wecB gene encoding non-hydrolyzing UDP-N-acetylglucosamine 2-epimerase, which produces MSINFRGPSKVIGISFKGYTSLSTFAWQKRPSVRGAGLLSDTLCGVILVGRLIYLKHSFVDVVTDLLFAPTSVGKDNLIKEGYNSEHIFITGQTAVDAAIYTSKPDYEFNETKLNSLIQHEGKIITVTAHRRENYGLPMEKMFAAIRRIADEHPDVSVIYPVHLSPTVREIAFKKLSGHDRIHLLDPIEYPDMINLISRSHLILSDSGGLQEETPVFKKPLVLMRDTTERPEAVTANAVYLAGTEESSIYDITARLLNDSSLYNRMANAGNPFGDGQASRRIVEILAHHFGFIANLPGEFEG
- a CDS encoding DUF4179 domain-containing protein, which codes for MKSFSDQEEQTWSDVLFAEGPDADFTSQVMQKLENVEMVRGTDEAQIFDHITAARSKRRIRGWIAGTTAAVIILAGVSAIWQTQFQDQAMSVFQPKPKTAEEKNPPGMEDWVWYNDYNISKPLGLIDTPGIKVEDKGYTFQIENVLFDRSRIVISTRQTAPDGSRLQSPLREGDDFHITDFQGNEVARRVNALGNSYPGIQEYTYLFTGPVPDTIVVRSDIDQIEIFTEKNPTREPMKVNWHFQFDLDMREAKKWSVEKNVNQQYTSPDGLSITAKNVIRTPNGIRLDYAASMDDKLSKLAADPSGKQIGIFYHLETMNAQGEKEEFDFGKTGAIEPLIKAAEMNEGTKEKNFTDLIQPLVMSPESKDIRFVLDGYSLPINKKDSVVIKPSQLITEPAVFIGEGDKVIFSGYELKASNSPGTKELTLKSDGIYANQVENETWVAVDEKGQEYPVSIQSMSYNPASAGNMTIIHDSEFYIRGMDHVPSKLTLTRTVVNKVFKDVDWSFELWGDTKLPWEARD
- a CDS encoding transporter substrate-binding domain-containing protein, coding for MSVKLQKFVKATLLLTVLSLVLAACGSKTAQDGANSLEKIKKAGTIRIGLMGTYAPYNFLNEKHEVDGFDADVAKEVAKRLGVKVEFITGEFSGLIEGLQKDKYDALVSQVTITDDRKKTMDFSTPYVKNAVNVIVKSDNTAIKSIDDFKGKKIGVGLGTNDEKYLRDVVMPKVGNFNIATYNDVITSLKDLNVGRIDATINNVFAIKPLIEKNHFTVKAVGEPIKEDFAGIAIRKNNPELLDAINKALDEMKTDGTFKEIFHKWFDVDPNI
- a CDS encoding class I SAM-dependent methyltransferase, with the protein product MSSINQWQPEVYDQKLGFVSEYGKEIVTLLNPQKNELILDLGCGTGDLTYEISLSGAKVHGVDASADMIRKAQDKYPSLHFDIADGQQFHTEVLYDAVFSNAALHWMKDANGVIQSVCHALRPGGRFVAEFGGKDNVKTIVDAMIDVLTEEYGIDAAARNPWYFPSIGEYCALLERQGFTVRLAHYFDRPTKLQDGEQGLLSWLAQFGDDFFQGFTAGEISHICRIVSRRVNSKLWHDDAVYADYKRIRVIAEKPIHAT
- a CDS encoding RNA polymerase sigma factor, which translates into the protein MDSQQEADLIRRIIDHDKQLFSALVDRYKHKVYGVIRGMGADHQDAQDLAQETFIRMYRFLPRYQEGSSLSAWVYTIAVNVTKDFLRKRRPIPVDVVEGMEETDKGITPEQSVLEKEMKRDIYRHLKCLPENYRLVLLLKYTNELSYEEIIKITGFSMGQVRNALHRGKRRLKKELENKGELAYEIFF
- a CDS encoding amino acid ABC transporter permease; the encoded protein is MELVFKNFQFLLTGAYYTLLLTVVPMFFGLIIGIIVAIARLKGNVLVRNLAKGYVSLIRGTPILVQIFIVYYGLPDFGITLGPLTAAFISLSINVGAYLSETFRGAILSVPNGQSEAAFSLGLTPWQTMRRVVLPQAARVAIPPMGNTFIGMLKETSLVSIVTVTELLRSAQLLVAQYYVAMPFFVAIALMYWVMSVSFSFILNRIEARLAKAY
- a CDS encoding erythromycin esterase family protein, whose translation is MSAAALVIVSSLLSGVAGAAGSNTGNSNKASVTDQGNIDLWKQWVKKNAKAIAIAAKPELTGNRNSSADSYPDLQFLKSLLKDKRMISLGEASHGASEYNLAKVRLVKFLHEQMGYSVLAFESNLADASTAYAQINHDKPQDTMEKSIFGVWHVQENLPLFEYIAEQSKSKHPLILTGVDVQGTSNSFITFVEKWFSSIDQGKAADFGEAERWYVKMHSYTDLKQFNREQTQLIEKYRLIQQFVKENETKLQQAYPANPELVPSLERVLQNRIDMVDTYIIHMVKLFAQIEPENQIKEASYIRDQQMANNAAWLAERLYPDKKIIFWGHNYHVRKHNSTMITEHDGFDFNNHPYPTMGEMLPFSLKKEHYVIGLYAYQGSSNLNNQKVESVSLPHQTGSMEDILKAGGHPFQFIDLSGAKLEPSTSWMFTPRIAKAWGKLEEKMIIRDQYDGLLFIDTIHPSKRSSK
- a CDS encoding amino acid ABC transporter ATP-binding protein, coding for MIEVNNLGKSFGELTVFSDINLHIDSGEILVLVGPSGSGKSTLLRCLNGLEVPDAGSIRIGDASWDASMSEAAKKAAVRRVRTLTGMVFQSFNLFPHMTVLENVTMAPMMVKNMNKAEAVEIGESLLTKVGLLNKKDEYPSRLSGGQQQRVAIARALAMQPQIMLFDEPTSALDPELTGEVLAVMKKLAREGMTMIIVTHEMKFAREVANRVIFMSEGKIQEESSPERFFDQPQTERARKFLRQLASEPEAE
- a CDS encoding DUF4937 domain-containing protein; amino-acid sequence: MYFKWVECNVDKAKEDVFSTSQSRWELLSHVSGLVAQFGGWERTNSFLKAHIFGIWRDRESYNKFMDDIHDEIFKHTQQYGTYESLVIRFGELEENKKHFDLDSIDRLIVEIRENKAFYRMYKIGTVVSEGEIFMMNDMNNCTLNIELESVWNVKGN